In Agrobacterium sp. RAC06, a single window of DNA contains:
- a CDS encoding carboxymuconolactone decarboxylase family protein, producing the protein MTRTPLLDMHPETLEASTGEAHALLATAKSKLGFVPNMYGYMAKLPPVLANYMSSYDAFRNQSGFTPAEQETVFLTISRVNGCTYCMAAHSMIADKKSGVPAASLAALRSGKELPDAGLQAVAAFTEVMVISRGNPGKAAVDAFIQAGYTEQHILGIVLAIAAKTFSNYVNHLAGTTVDPVFAPYSVD; encoded by the coding sequence ATGACTCGCACCCCTCTTCTCGATATGCACCCCGAAACACTAGAAGCATCAACGGGCGAGGCGCATGCCTTGTTGGCGACGGCAAAGTCAAAACTCGGCTTCGTGCCCAATATGTATGGCTACATGGCGAAATTGCCGCCGGTCCTCGCCAACTACATGTCGAGCTATGACGCCTTTCGCAACCAGTCCGGCTTTACACCTGCTGAACAGGAAACTGTGTTTCTCACCATCAGCCGCGTTAATGGCTGCACCTACTGCATGGCCGCACATTCAATGATTGCCGACAAGAAGTCGGGCGTACCTGCAGCATCTCTTGCGGCGCTCAGATCCGGAAAAGAATTGCCGGATGCCGGACTTCAGGCTGTCGCAGCTTTCACCGAAGTCATGGTCATCTCGCGTGGCAATCCTGGAAAAGCGGCGGTCGATGCATTTATCCAGGCTGGCTACACCGAACAGCACATCCTGGGCATCGTATTGGCGATCGCTGCAAAAACGTTTTCCAACTACGTCAACCACCTGGCAGGAACTACGGTCGATCCGGTATTTGCGCCTTATTCGGTGGATTGA